A genomic region of Arachis hypogaea cultivar Tifrunner chromosome 5, arahy.Tifrunner.gnm2.J5K5, whole genome shotgun sequence contains the following coding sequences:
- the LOC112800532 gene encoding protein NONRESPONDING TO OXYLIPINS 2, mitochondrial produces the protein MAWRCGSLSRSLISATRTIPSRSSVPRIHRPSSSPSLRRPLFTLPRNVGALGCTQSLMPLHSVNAAARFTSHISVESRACCELSQGT, from the exons ATGGCATGGCGCTGCGGATCGCTGTCGAGGTCGTTGATCTCCGCCACCAGAACCATACCAAGCCGTTCTTCTGTCCCTCGCATCCATcgcccttcttcttctccttctcttcgcCGCCCCCTCTTCACCCTCCCTAG GAATGTGGGAGCACTTGGATGTACGCAGTCTCTTATGCCGCTGCACAGCGTCAACGCCGCCGCTCGCTTCACTTCCCACATCTCCGTCGAATCGCGCGCTTGCTGTGAATTGTCTCAGG GTACTTGA